The Micavibrio sp. TMED2 DNA window GACTTTTTGCAGTGCCTGAAAATCACCTGTCCTGGTCAATTTTTGCTGGTGTAGAGGGACGGGCTGTAGCACGAAATATATTTCTGGATGGCAACACGTGGGAAGATGGCCCCTCAGTTAATAAAAAGCCGTTTGTTGCAGATGCCAATGTTGGAGTAAGCCTCTCCTATGGGAAAACGCAGGTTTCTTATACACTTAATTGGCGTTCTAAAGAATTTGACGGACAAGATGACCCATCTATATTCGGCGCTATTTCTGTCGGTTATAGATTCTAGGCATTGAGTTCTGGCATTTGATGATGTGGATTGAGTGTAAAACGTTTGGGTTCGGCTAACCATTTTTGCAGATGTATTCGCATGGCGTAAAGCCGATGATGTCTTGTGCCTGCGCGCGAAATTATAAGCGGTTATGAAACTGGCGAGGTACGTGCGCAGCTGATTATGGCTATCGTAATGATATCGCTCAGACCATCCCTCGAACATCGGCGCTTGCTGTACCGCAAGCTCGCCGCTTAACATCAGATCCCTATCACTATCTGATCCCGCTACGGCACATCGCCAACGCCTCCCATGTCTGCGGCACCACCTTCAATGTGGATGGCGGTTTCCTGACCGCTGGCCTGATGGGGTCTGATGCCGGGGAGTACAGAATCCTACGCTAAGCGCTGAGCACTCTTTTCCCATAGTCGCGTAGATTGCCGTTGGGATCGACATACCGGATCACGAAGCAGCACAGGGCCGAGCCGGTCCCCTGCCCCGTCTGCCGGTGCCGGTCGATCCGATCGATCAGCCGCGGCAGCGCCTGTTGTTCCTGCAAGGCGATGCGCTCCAGCATGAACCAGAACTCGGGCTCGAGCCGAAATCGACCGCTATTTTTAAGGCATAGACACTCGCGCCCGCCTTCAAATGGGCAACACCAGCGATATGGTGCAGCAGGGCGTTACTCCGCAGCCAGATCGAATGCTTTTGGGCAAAGGGCTTTCCAGGCGTCGTATTGGGACAGGAAGACCTTGCCGTTCAGGTGGCAGATCAGATGCGAAGTCTGCAGCTTGTCCATGACCGGCCCCTTCACCTCCGAGAGATGCAATCCGACATCGAGGTCTTTCAGGCGCTCATTGATCGCCTCAAGGCTTTCGAGGGCGGAGAAATCGATCTCGTTCACCGCCGAACACATCAGAATGACATGCTCGACCTCACAGCCCTCGGCGGTACGGTTCTGGATGATATCCTCAAGGAACCGGGCATTGACGAAATACAGGCTCTCATCCACGCGCAGCATCAGCAGGCGCGGATCGGTCTCGACCCGGTGCCGTTTGATATTGCGGAAATGCTGGGTGCCCGGCACCAGCCCGACCTCTGCCACATGGGGCCGTGAGGTCTTGTAGAGATGCAGCATGATCGACAGCAGGACACCGGCGGAGACCCCGATCTCGACCCCGAGGCACAGTGTCAGCAGGATCGTTGCCACCACGGCGGCGAAATCGGATTTGGAATAAACCCAGGTCTTTTTCAGGATCGAGAAATCCACGAGGCTGAGCACGGCCACGATGATGGTTGCCGCCAGCGTTGCCTTGGGCAGGAAATATACCAGCGGCGTCAGTGCCACGGCGGCGATGGCTAGCCCGACTGCCGTATAGGCACCGGCAGCCGGGGTTTCGGCACCGGCATCGAAATTGACCACCGAGCGGGCAAACCCGCCGGTCACCGGATAACCGCCGGTGAAGGCCGCGCCGATATTGGCGGCACCCAGGCCGATCAGCTCCTGATCCGGGTTGATGCGCTGGCGCTTCTTCGCCGCCAGCGTCTGGGCGACGGACACGGATTCCACAAAGCCGATAATCGAGATCAGGATCGCGGGCATGGCCAGTTGTTGAATGAGGTCATAGGACAGGCCCGGCATGGTGAAGGGCGGCAGGCTCTGCGGTACCTCGCCGACAATGGCAACACCCTTGTCGCC harbors:
- a CDS encoding sodium-independent anion transporter → MSNLGRYIPVLDWSRRYNREAFSNDMVAAVIVTIMLIPQSLAYALLAGLPPEAGIYASIVPIILYSIFGTSRALAVGPVAVVSLLTASAVGQVAEQGTAGYAIAALTLALLSGGFLLALGILRLGFLANFLSHPVIAGFITASGILIATSQLKHILGVQAHGHNLVEMLGSLFSHLGQINTTTLVVGVLATAFLFWVRKGLKPLLRKLGLGPKLADLCTKAGPVLAVVATTVAAWQWGLGDKGVAIVGEVPQSLPPFTMPGLSYDLIQQLAMPAILISIIGFVESVSVAQTLAAKKRQRINPDQELIGLGAANIGAAFTGGYPVTGGFARSVVNFDAGAETPAAGAYTAVGLAIAAVALTPLVYFLPKATLAATIIVAVLSLVDFSILKKTWVYSKSDFAAVVATILLTLCLGVEIGVSAGVLLSIMLHLYKTSRPHVAEVGLVPGTQHFRNIKRHRVETDPRLLMLRVDESLYFVNARFLEDIIQNRTAEGCEVEHVILMCSAVNEIDFSALESLEAINERLKDLDVGLHLSEVKGPVMDKLQTSHLICHLNGKVFLSQYDAWKALCPKAFDLAAE